The Coprobacillus cateniformis DNA window TGTTTATGTCAAAGATGGAAAATTAACAATTAAAGCAACTGATAGACCTGTTGAGTCTCAATATAATGTTGGTGGAAGACAAGTTATTTACAATTCAGGAAGTATTCGTACTCATGATAATAAACAATACTTGTATGGACGTTTTGAAACAAAAGCGAAATTACCGAAAGGAAAAGGTGTTTTCCCAGCATTTTGGACATTAGGATCTGATTTTACATTGGATGGTGTCATTAATGACGCACAAGGACATGGGTGGCCTAGTTGTGGAGAAGTTGATATTATGGAATTAATTGGTGATGGATCAGATGGAAGTGCTAGAAATAGAACAGTTTATCAAACATTACATTATAGTAGTGTAGAAGGTGGAAGTGCCGATAATGGAAAATATGCTGGAAATGGAACTGCATATACTATTCCTTCTGGAAACTTTAATGATGATTATCACATTTTTGGATTGAATTGGACAAAAGGCAAAATGGAATGGTATGTCGATGATCAAATCGTCAGAACTGTAGATTATAGCGATGATCAAGCTGCTGTTGATGCGTTAGACAAACCACAATATATTCAATTTAACCTTGCAATGGGTGGTGCTTGGCCAGGTGAAGTAGGAACAAATTTGGCAGGAACAACTTATGATGTTGATTATGTTTATTATGGACAAACTGATCAGCAAAAGGCAGATGCTGCAGAATATTATGCAAATGCTCCTAAATTAAATGGAACTCAAAATATAACAATGCAACAGGGTGATATTCCAGATTTATTAGCGAATGTCAGTGCATCTGAAGGATATCATGTAGATTATTCTATTGATGATGATTCATTTTTTGATAACGATGCAGGAAATTCAAGTGTTCATCTTGTAATCAATAGTGATGCTAATAAAGATAAATTAGCAATTCTTGATCCAGGTGAATATACATTATACTATACTGCTATACCAGATGATTTAACAGTATCACCTCGTAAATATACAAGAGAGACAGTGAAATTAACTGTTCAAGAAAGAACCTTCCCAACTGACTTTACTTTAACTGGTGTTTATGGCGAAACGCTTTCTACAATTGGTTTACCAGAAAATTGGACATGGGAACAACCAAACACAATTTTAAATCAATATCAAAATCAGTTCAAAGTTAACTATAGTCAAAATGGGTTTACCACTTCTACAACTGTAAGTGTAAAATTAGTTTCAGCTGATAAAACAAATTTATCAGAACTTATGAAAAAAGCAGAAACTTATATTCAATCAGAGACTTATACAGATGACAGTATTTCATTACTAAAAAATGAAGTTCAAAAAGCACAAGCTATTATGAATAAAACTGATGCTACAAAAGAAGATGTTGCAACAGCTATTCAAAATTTAAATACTGCTATTGCTCAATTAGAAAAGAAACCAAATGTTGAACCACCAGTAACACCACCAGAATCTAATGATGATAAATATATCATTAATGACGGTAAAGAAGTAACTGTTCAACCAGGTGAAGCTGTGAGTTTTAGATCAAATGCATCTATCGAAAAGTTTAAAGAAGTCTTGTTGGATGGTAAGGTTTTAGACAGTCAATATTATACAGTTAAAGAAGGAAGTACAATTATTACTCTTCATCCTGAATTTACAAAAACATTATCAGAAGGACAACATACATTAATAATTGTATCTACAGATGGACAAGCAACAGCCAAATTTGGAGTTGAAGCATCAACATCAAATCCAGTCGATCCATCAAAACCAAATATCAATGATACATCAAACAATCAAAATAAGCCATCAACAAATCAACCTCAAACAGGTGATTCAGTACAAGTGACAGCTTTGTTTGGATTATTCATAATAAGTGGTGCTTTAGGTTATTTTATGAGTAAAAAACATAAAAAAATATAATATGTAATAACTATATATGATTAAGGTTGGCAAGTTTCGCTAACCTTTTTCCAATAATATTTAAAATAAAAAGTAAAAAGTGAAACTTTTTACTCTCAATTATTTATATGTGAAAAGAGTTTTTCCTTTCTTTGTATAAGAAGATGTTGTCATTATTTTAATAGGATGCTCATGAGAATTTAATATGATAATAGGTGTGATAACTTTAAATTGGTGGGAATGTAAAAATTGTTGGCTCAGTGTCAGAATGTGTGTGTCAGGAGTGATATGGTCTCCTACATTGACATGATAATTAAAGTCATGTTCATTTGGTTTTGATGTGTTGAGACCAATATGAACAAGTATTTCAACTCCATTTTCTAATAGTATAGTAAATGCATGTCGTGTTGAAGCAATAGAATTAATGGTTCCTGTACAAGGAGCATAAATATGGGGAGAGTTAATTTCAATTGCTAAGCCATCTCCAATCAAACGATTAGAGAAAGCATGATCAGGTATTTTTTCAATATGCAGAACTTTTCCATGAGTTACAGCTAAAATAGAATGATTATCTTTATGTATGAGTTTATCTAAAAAATTCATTTCTTAAAGTCCTTTCTTTTATATAAAAAAGCATTAGTTGCTTAAAAAAACAACTAATGCCTAATTGAATAGTCACATTACTACTTCTATTTTACTTGTAATTTAAAAATATGTCAATAATTAAAACATGAGCATTATTATAAGAAAACATGAAAAGTTCGTTAAAGTGTAGTTTAAAAAACTTCCATATTTAAACTAAAAAGAATATTCCCTCTACAATATTTTACATTTTTTAGTAGTTATTAGCAAGTTTTAAAACGTACACATTTATGAATTTTTAAAATGAAGTAAAGGATGGATATAAGTAATGATGGGATATATGCAGCGATTAGGAAAATCATTAATGTTACCAGTTTCAGTGATGCCCATTGCAGCTATTTTAAAAGGTATTGGTTATTGGATTGATCCAATAGGCTGGGGTTCAAATAATGTTATTGCTGCATTTCTTATTGAATCAGGGAGTGCCATTATAGACAATCTTCCTATTTTATTTGCCGTAGGAATTGGAATTGGGATGGTTAAGGAAAAAGATCCAATGATTGTTATTAGTGTTGTTGTATCATATGTGTTATTAAATCATTTGCTTTCAGTTGAATCTGTTTCATTATTTATGAATATCCCAGAAGAACAAGTTCCAATAGCTTTTGAGAATTCTTCAAATGCTTTTATAGGTATTCTTGTTGGACTTATATGTGCATTTCATTATAACAAATTCTCTAAAATAAAATTACCCACAGCCCTCTCTTTTTTTGGAGGTAAAAGATTTGTTCCTATTATTTGTAGTTTAACAATGTTAGGTTTAGGTCTTTTGTTATTGATTGTTTGGCCAACATGCTTTAATTTGTTTATTCAATTTGGTGAGACAATATCAGGATTAGGTCCATTTGGAGCTGGATTATATGGTTTTTATAATCGTTTGCTTATTCCAACTGGCTTACATCATGCATTAAATTCTGTTTTTTGGTTTGATATGGCAGGAATCAACGATATTGGTAAGTTTTGGGGA harbors:
- a CDS encoding family 16 glycosylhydrolase — its product is MKGKVTKLILTSLLIAGTVVTATPSLSDVHALTGPEYDLIELQRNRLIQNGDFEKGTANWTSLVSAEVSSDSHVKGNYSGKIKPNTDSHANGHIWQAVTLEKNTDYILKGKIKIISTAQDSTAALVIKSGTLDNPSNVDQDTIVSTTAEWQEAIIEFNSGDMTNFIVGMDRWAENANEALKNSSAYLDDVTLTKVGAEEPDETYDITWWDDFNGTSLDTIKWDYELGHIRGLEQQHYVRSDENVYVKDGKLTIKATDRPVESQYNVGGRQVIYNSGSIRTHDNKQYLYGRFETKAKLPKGKGVFPAFWTLGSDFTLDGVINDAQGHGWPSCGEVDIMELIGDGSDGSARNRTVYQTLHYSSVEGGSADNGKYAGNGTAYTIPSGNFNDDYHIFGLNWTKGKMEWYVDDQIVRTVDYSDDQAAVDALDKPQYIQFNLAMGGAWPGEVGTNLAGTTYDVDYVYYGQTDQQKADAAEYYANAPKLNGTQNITMQQGDIPDLLANVSASEGYHVDYSIDDDSFFDNDAGNSSVHLVINSDANKDKLAILDPGEYTLYYTAIPDDLTVSPRKYTRETVKLTVQERTFPTDFTLTGVYGETLSTIGLPENWTWEQPNTILNQYQNQFKVNYSQNGFTTSTTVSVKLVSADKTNLSELMKKAETYIQSETYTDDSISLLKNEVQKAQAIMNKTDATKEDVATAIQNLNTAIAQLEKKPNVEPPVTPPESNDDKYIINDGKEVTVQPGEAVSFRSNASIEKFKEVLLDGKVLDSQYYTVKEGSTIITLHPEFTKTLSEGQHTLIIVSTDGQATAKFGVEASTSNPVDPSKPNINDTSNNQNKPSTNQPQTGDSVQVTALFGLFIISGALGYFMSKKHKKI
- a CDS encoding PTS sugar transporter subunit IIA, with protein sequence MNFLDKLIHKDNHSILAVTHGKVLHIEKIPDHAFSNRLIGDGLAIEINSPHIYAPCTGTINSIASTRHAFTILLENGVEILVHIGLNTSKPNEHDFNYHVNVGDHITPDTHILTLSQQFLHSHQFKVITPIIILNSHEHPIKIMTTSSYTKKGKTLFTYK
- a CDS encoding PTS transporter subunit EIIC codes for the protein MMGYMQRLGKSLMLPVSVMPIAAILKGIGYWIDPIGWGSNNVIAAFLIESGSAIIDNLPILFAVGIGIGMVKEKDPMIVISVVVSYVLLNHLLSVESVSLFMNIPEEQVPIAFENSSNAFIGILVGLICAFHYNKFSKIKLPTALSFFGGKRFVPIICSLTMLGLGLLLLIVWPTCFNLFIQFGETISGLGPFGAGLYGFYNRLLIPTGLHHALNSVFWFDMAGINDIGKFWGTISGGVLGITGMYQAGFFPIMMFGLPGAALAMYRCARPDRKKQVGTILFSAAFASFLTGVTEPLEFAFMFVAPVLYVIHAILTGIFVFIAASMHWIAGFGFSAGLIDYLLSIKAPFSQNIFMLIPLGIVCGIIYYSLFRFIIIRYNLMTPGRETDEVILQVAKDEYKDVLKTDDYDDIAIIYVEALGG